From Cygnus olor isolate bCygOlo1 chromosome 7, bCygOlo1.pri.v2, whole genome shotgun sequence, a single genomic window includes:
- the DKK1 gene encoding LOW QUALITY PROTEIN: dickkopf-related protein 1 (The sequence of the model RefSeq protein was modified relative to this genomic sequence to represent the inferred CDS: deleted 1 base in 1 codon) yields MRALVALLAALSCAAPAGRAAAPGGALSSNAIKGGAAASAAPAAAAAPFDGSNKPPPAATRQPFPCAEDEDCGPDEFCGGAARGGGAPLCLACRRRRKRCLRDAMCCPGTACSNGLCTPPEPPPGAAELDETGAEALPRRTPAPAWLPARKGEEGDFCLRSSDCAAGLCCARHFWSKICKPVLREGQVCTRHRRKGAHGLEIFQRCQCAEGLACRLQRDHGPPDASRLHTCQRH; encoded by the exons ATGCGGGCGCTGGTGGCGCTGCTGGCGGCGCTGAGCTGCGcggccccggcggggcgggcggcggcgcccggCGGCGCCCTCAGCTCCAACGCCATCaag gggggggcggccgccagcgccgcccccgccgccgccgccgcgccctTCGACGGCAGCAACAAACCTCCGCCGGCCGCCACCCGGCAG CCCTTCCCGTGCGCCGAGGACGAGGACTGCGGCCCCGACGAGTTCTGCGGGGGGGCGGCCCGCGGCGGGGGCGCCCCGCTCTGCCTCGCCTGCCGGAGACGCCGCAAGCGCTGCCTGCGCGACGCCATGTGCTGCCCGGGCACGGCCTGCAGCAACG GGCTCTGCAcgccccccgagccccctcccGGCGCCGCCGAGCTGGACGAGACCGGCGCCGAGGCGCTGCCCCGACGGACGCCCGCGCCCGCCTGGCTGCCCGCCCGCAAAG GTGAGGAGGGGGACTTCTGCCTGCGCTCGTCGGACTGCGCGGCCGGGCTGTGCTGCGCCCGCCACTTCTGGTCCAAGATCTGCAAGCCGGTGCTGCGGGAGGGGCAGGTGTGCACCAGGCACCGGCGGAAAGGCGCCCACGGGCTGGAGATCTTCCAGCGCTGCCAGTGCGCCGAGGGGCTGGCGTGCCGCCTGCAGCGAGACCACGGCCCCCCCGACGCCTCCCGCCTGCACACCTGCCAGCGGCACTGA